Proteins found in one Paenibacillus sp. FSL R10-2782 genomic segment:
- the hflX gene encoding GTPase HflX: MANSTYDTQTEMQDKAVLVSLITDEVKRSGINTEYSLDELVKLAETAGVEVLSVLTQNKEVKDSKWFIGKGKVEELRAAAEELGANTAIFDQELSGAQVRNLEESLDLKIIDRTQLILDIFAQRAKTREGIIQVELAQLSYLLPRLSGHGKNLSRLGGGIGTRGPGESKLETDRRHIRDRISDLKRQLEEVTRHRYLHRERRQKSGIVQVALVGYTNAGKSTLLKQLTAADVYIENQLFATLDPTSRTMELPSGKEIILTDTVGFIQNLPHDLVASFRATLEEANEAHLILHVVDASSDMRDEQMKVVETILEQLGAADKPQIVLFNKKDACTPEQLEMLPSGEGYLKISSFDESDLLRLRELIQEHLSGDTLRFRIPAERGDLTSVLYRIGDVLLTEYDGNDVIYEVEVQRGEYEKYGHALRDFTEG, translated from the coding sequence ATGGCGAACTCCACTTATGATACACAAACCGAAATGCAGGATAAGGCGGTACTGGTCAGTCTGATTACGGATGAAGTCAAGCGTTCTGGCATCAATACAGAATACTCTCTGGATGAGCTTGTGAAGCTGGCTGAGACGGCTGGTGTTGAAGTGCTTAGCGTTTTGACCCAGAACAAGGAAGTAAAGGATTCCAAATGGTTTATCGGCAAAGGTAAGGTAGAGGAACTGCGCGCAGCTGCCGAGGAATTGGGTGCGAATACGGCTATTTTTGATCAGGAGCTGTCGGGGGCTCAGGTGCGAAATCTGGAAGAAAGTCTGGATCTCAAAATTATCGACCGAACGCAGCTTATTCTGGACATCTTTGCCCAGCGAGCGAAAACACGAGAAGGTATTATTCAGGTTGAACTGGCGCAGCTGTCCTATTTGTTGCCCCGTTTGTCTGGACATGGAAAAAATCTGTCACGACTCGGTGGTGGAATCGGAACACGTGGTCCAGGTGAAAGCAAGCTGGAGACAGATCGTCGTCACATTCGTGATCGCATCAGTGATTTGAAACGTCAGTTGGAGGAGGTCACCCGTCATCGGTATTTACATAGAGAGCGCAGGCAAAAGAGCGGTATTGTGCAGGTAGCGCTTGTCGGCTACACCAATGCGGGTAAATCAACGCTGTTAAAGCAGCTGACAGCGGCTGATGTATATATTGAGAACCAACTGTTTGCGACGCTGGACCCTACCTCCAGAACGATGGAGCTGCCGAGCGGCAAAGAGATTATTCTTACAGATACCGTTGGTTTCATTCAAAATCTTCCTCATGATTTGGTTGCTTCTTTCCGCGCTACTTTGGAGGAAGCGAATGAGGCTCACCTTATTTTGCATGTGGTAGATGCTTCTTCGGATATGCGTGACGAACAGATGAAGGTCGTGGAAACGATTTTGGAGCAATTGGGAGCAGCGGACAAGCCACAGATCGTATTGTTTAATAAAAAAGACGCTTGTACTCCTGAGCAACTGGAAATGCTTCCTTCCGGCGAGGGCTATTTGAAAATCAGTTCCTTCGATGAAAGTGATCTGCTACGTCTTCGTGAGCTGATTCAGGAGCACTTGAGTGGAGATACGCTGAGATTCCGTATTCCGGCAGAACGTGGGGATCTGACATCGGTGCTTTACCGGATCGGGGACGTACTTCTGACCGAATATGATGGGAATGATGTCATTTATGAGGTAGAAGTTCAGCGAGGCGAATATGAAAAATATGGTCATGCCCTCAGGGACTTCACAGAAGGTTAA
- a CDS encoding MerR family transcriptional regulator, translated as MGDEIRRNMALFPIGIVMKLTDLSARQIRYYEQHNLIVPARTSGNQRLFSFNDVERLLEIKALIEKGVNIAGIKQVMNPVTKESEEATVITADTEVKRREMSDTQLHRLLKQQLVAGKRPGQVSLIQGELSRFFNKR; from the coding sequence ATGGGCGACGAAATTCGCAGAAACATGGCCTTATTTCCAATAGGTATTGTCATGAAGCTAACGGACTTGTCAGCACGTCAGATTCGTTATTATGAACAGCATAACTTGATAGTTCCTGCCCGTACGTCGGGTAACCAACGTCTTTTTTCTTTTAACGATGTAGAGCGTTTGCTTGAAATCAAGGCGTTGATTGAGAAGGGTGTTAACATTGCGGGAATTAAACAAGTCATGAATCCGGTCACCAAGGAATCGGAAGAAGCTACTGTTATTACTGCAGATACGGAAGTCAAACGTCGTGAGATGTCCGATACCCAGCTTCACCGCTTGCTGAAACAACAGCTTGTGGCAGGTAAAAGACCAGGACAGGTATCCCTGATCCAAGGTGAATTATCACGTTTTTTTAATAAGAGATAA
- a CDS encoding penicillin-binding protein 1A encodes MPNDSLSRSGNRNRNTPKEKPKGKKKKITAKQVGWTLFITAALAIFCALGGYLFVMVNGEQIYKANKDKITVNETSKVYDRNGVLMGELSVQKSDPVKSEEIPPLLKKAFIATEDKRFMEHQGVDIWSIGRAAVKDIVARSAVEGGSTLTQQLAKNLFLSRDKTFFRKATEVSIAMALERNLTKDEIITLYLNRIWFGRSYSGIKAASVGYFGQSNLKELKLWQIATLAAIPKGPSKYNPISNPENSKERRAVVLQLMFEQGMIGKQEMEEAKAVDYDYKQPEKVQKYQNFMEYVMNEAEDALPGVSGNDLIVGGYKIHTTMDAQAQNALDQAMADDSMFEKSPDDQPVQGSMVIINNQTGGIAAMAPGRDYKKGTFNRATQSRRQPGSAFKPIAAYAPALESGKFTMDTPLSNERQSFNGYSPKNLHGYSSTISMTDAITKSENIPPVWLLNQIGVERGVQFAESVGIPMDKNDHSLAIALGGLSKGTNTLEMAQAYSAFANNGQFQKAYSIKQINDSDDKTVYTHKEEFKTVMSEKTAYEMTQMMQNVVNSGTGRKARIDWPVAGKTGTTQSGISGNSGNRDIWFVGYTPEYTGAVWMGYDKPDSKHMLRNYSGQSAAFFGRVMGEALKGHPVTQFSQPKGYEPPVEQKPDVPVQATAPSGLSGSYSQDTQIVSLSWTAAAGDNVQYRVYRKEASEGGFTVIMEAMKGTSGEDTSPLAGASYEYYVTAYGADGKESAPSNTIRVEIPAETTPVDPQQGTDPNQDGTLPDNSGTTDGQNGTDQGNTVPGGTDNSTSPGQVPTIPGDTGGNGTGSTGNHSGGSGIGSDTNQGNGQTTIPDAGTFNSDSTVNPVTTDPSTTGTTSDGSQETNSNGQSSSNRGLRNRD; translated from the coding sequence ATGCCAAATGATTCATTGTCCAGATCCGGCAATCGCAATAGAAACACACCTAAAGAGAAGCCGAAGGGCAAGAAAAAGAAGATTACAGCTAAGCAAGTTGGATGGACCCTGTTTATTACGGCGGCGTTAGCTATATTTTGCGCGTTGGGTGGATATTTGTTTGTCATGGTAAATGGCGAACAAATTTACAAAGCCAATAAGGATAAAATTACAGTGAACGAGACATCAAAGGTTTACGATCGTAATGGTGTGCTTATGGGCGAGCTGTCCGTACAAAAAAGCGATCCTGTCAAAAGTGAAGAAATTCCACCATTGCTCAAAAAAGCTTTTATAGCAACTGAGGATAAACGATTTATGGAGCACCAGGGGGTTGATATTTGGTCTATCGGCCGGGCGGCCGTAAAAGATATCGTAGCCCGTTCGGCAGTGGAGGGTGGCAGTACGCTGACCCAGCAGTTGGCCAAAAACCTTTTTTTGTCGCGTGACAAGACCTTTTTCCGTAAAGCGACCGAGGTATCCATTGCAATGGCGCTAGAACGGAATTTGACTAAAGATGAGATTATTACGTTGTATTTGAACCGAATTTGGTTTGGACGCTCCTATTCAGGAATCAAGGCAGCTTCGGTGGGGTACTTTGGGCAATCGAACTTAAAAGAATTAAAGCTATGGCAGATCGCCACATTGGCAGCTATTCCAAAAGGGCCTTCCAAATATAATCCAATCAGTAATCCGGAAAACTCAAAGGAACGACGTGCTGTGGTTCTTCAGCTAATGTTTGAGCAGGGAATGATTGGCAAGCAGGAAATGGAAGAGGCCAAGGCTGTAGATTATGATTACAAGCAGCCGGAAAAAGTTCAAAAGTATCAAAATTTTATGGAATATGTGATGAATGAGGCGGAGGATGCTTTGCCGGGAGTCAGCGGAAACGATCTGATCGTTGGCGGCTACAAAATTCATACGACGATGGATGCTCAGGCCCAAAATGCGCTGGATCAGGCGATGGCAGATGATAGTATGTTCGAAAAAAGTCCGGACGATCAGCCTGTTCAGGGCTCCATGGTCATCATTAACAACCAGACGGGCGGAATTGCCGCAATGGCACCCGGACGGGATTACAAAAAGGGAACCTTTAACCGCGCTACGCAAAGCCGCAGACAGCCAGGCTCGGCCTTTAAACCTATTGCGGCGTATGCGCCGGCTCTCGAATCCGGCAAATTTACAATGGATACACCTTTGAGTAATGAGCGACAGAGCTTTAACGGGTATAGCCCGAAAAACTTGCATGGTTACTCTTCGACCATCAGTATGACCGATGCGATTACAAAGTCTGAAAATATCCCGCCAGTATGGTTGCTCAATCAGATCGGTGTGGAAAGAGGGGTCCAATTCGCGGAAAGCGTAGGCATCCCGATGGACAAAAATGATCACTCGCTCGCTATCGCATTGGGTGGATTAAGTAAAGGAACGAACACGCTTGAAATGGCACAGGCATACAGTGCTTTTGCCAATAATGGACAGTTCCAAAAAGCTTACTCCATCAAGCAAATTAACGATAGTGATGACAAAACGGTTTACACTCACAAAGAAGAATTTAAAACCGTAATGAGCGAGAAAACAGCTTATGAAATGACGCAGATGATGCAAAACGTAGTCAATAGCGGTACGGGCCGCAAAGCCCGTATTGATTGGCCAGTAGCGGGTAAAACCGGTACAACCCAGAGTGGAATTAGCGGGAATAGTGGCAACCGTGATATCTGGTTTGTCGGTTATACGCCGGAATATACTGGTGCGGTATGGATGGGCTATGACAAGCCGGACAGCAAACATATGCTGAGAAACTACAGTGGGCAGTCGGCAGCCTTTTTCGGAAGGGTCATGGGTGAAGCCCTCAAGGGGCACCCGGTTACGCAATTCAGCCAGCCAAAAGGATATGAACCACCAGTTGAGCAGAAGCCAGACGTGCCAGTTCAGGCTACTGCTCCAAGCGGGCTGAGCGGGTCTTATAGTCAGGATACACAAATTGTATCGTTGTCCTGGACTGCGGCAGCGGGAGACAATGTGCAATACCGCGTGTATCGCAAAGAGGCTTCCGAAGGGGGCTTTACGGTGATTATGGAGGCAATGAAAGGCACAAGTGGAGAAGATACGTCTCCATTAGCCGGAGCGTCGTATGAATATTATGTAACGGCTTATGGAGCGGATGGTAAGGAATCTGCTCCATCCAATACAATCCGTGTGGAAATTCCGGCAGAGACCACTCCGGTAGATCCGCAGCAGGGAACCGATCCGAATCAGGATGGAACATTACCGGATAACAGCGGGACTACAGACGGTCAGAACGGCACCGATCAGGGGAATACAGTTCCTGGAGGTACCGATAATAGCACCAGCCCGGGACAGGTTCCGACGATTCCTGGAGACACTGGCGGAAATGGCACTGGCAGTACAGGCAATCATAGTGGCGGCTCCGGCATCGGTAGTGACACGAACCAGGGGAATGGTCAGACAACAATACCAGATGCAGGTACCTTCAATAGTGATTCCACGGTAAATCCAGTTACCACGGATCCATCTACCACAGGAACCACATCGGATGGCAGTCAGGAAACCAACTCCAACGGTCAGTCGAGCTCCAATCGTGGACTTCGCAACCGAGATTAG
- a CDS encoding AAA family ATPase — translation MNGRGIAAGKRTEERPSRQINVVLRSPEPIASVNVDETDAATSTKSQALPQYLSLYQEIQKELDHLVGLDNIKDLVFEVYAFLQIAHMRTDAGLLSNAHVYHMIFKGNPGTGKTTVARIIAKMLQKMGVLSKGHLIEVERADLVGEYIGHTAQKTRDLVKKSLGGVLFIDEAYSLARGGEKDFGKEAIDTLVKSMEDQKNQFILILAGYSGEMDFFLRTNPGLPSRFPIQLDFPDYTVDQLIQISEMMAKERDYILMPQSILKMKEHLLNERNDSLHAFSNARYVRNVIEKAIRHQAVRLLNQYRSGQPGKQELMTLRPEDLKMDKR, via the coding sequence ATGAACGGACGGGGAATCGCCGCGGGCAAGCGGACGGAGGAGAGACCTTCCAGACAAATCAATGTCGTGCTGCGTAGCCCGGAGCCGATAGCTTCGGTAAATGTTGATGAGACGGATGCAGCAACTTCGACCAAGTCGCAGGCGTTACCGCAGTATCTTAGTCTCTATCAGGAAATTCAGAAGGAACTCGATCATCTCGTTGGCTTGGATAACATCAAAGATCTGGTATTTGAAGTATATGCTTTTTTGCAAATTGCCCATATGCGTACTGATGCGGGGCTGTTGAGTAACGCGCACGTATATCACATGATTTTCAAAGGAAACCCGGGTACAGGGAAAACGACGGTGGCCCGCATTATCGCTAAAATGCTGCAAAAAATGGGAGTACTGAGCAAAGGCCATCTGATTGAGGTGGAGAGGGCTGATTTGGTAGGAGAGTATATCGGACATACAGCGCAAAAAACGCGGGATCTGGTGAAAAAGTCTTTGGGTGGGGTGCTGTTTATTGATGAGGCGTATAGTTTGGCGCGGGGAGGGGAAAAGGATTTTGGAAAGGAAGCTATTGATACCTTAGTAAAATCCATGGAGGATCAGAAAAATCAATTTATTTTGATCCTTGCCGGATACTCGGGAGAGATGGACTTCTTTTTGCGTACGAATCCTGGCTTGCCTTCCCGTTTTCCCATCCAGCTGGATTTTCCGGACTATACCGTGGATCAGCTTATCCAAATTTCCGAAATGATGGCCAAAGAACGGGATTATATTCTCATGCCTCAGTCCATACTCAAAATGAAAGAGCATCTGTTGAATGAACGCAACGACAGTCTTCATGCATTTAGCAACGCGCGTTATGTCCGCAATGTGATCGAAAAAGCGATTCGGCATCAGGCTGTCAGGTTGCTCAATCAGTACAGAAGCGGGCAGCCGGGAAAGCAGGAACTGATGACGCTGCGTCCAGAGGATTTGAAAATGGACAAAAGATAG
- the miaA gene encoding tRNA (adenosine(37)-N6)-dimethylallyltransferase MiaA — translation MIAASKPKLLVLVGPTAVGKTKLSIEMARQFGGEIISGDSMQVYRHMDIGTAKISEQEMEGIKHHLIDIHEPEYPYSVAAFQEDCRRLIPDIHARGKLPFIVGGTGLYVESVCYEYQFSEVGADEAFRQEQLDYADQFGAEALHARLQAVDPESARRLHPNDRRRVVRALEIYHVSGTTLSSQLASQKKESPYQLCIVGLTMDRQMLYKRIEDRIDGMLDQGLVAEVTSLMERGVRSDAISMQGLGYKEISSYLRGEVSLEEAVTWLKRDTRHFAKRQLSWFRHMKDIQWVDVTDFGNFSAHAARIHEIIAGKFRTDLEYTSKQSK, via the coding sequence TTGATAGCGGCATCTAAGCCTAAACTACTTGTTCTTGTCGGCCCGACTGCGGTCGGCAAGACGAAATTAAGCATCGAGATGGCACGGCAATTTGGCGGGGAAATTATTTCCGGAGATTCCATGCAGGTGTACCGTCATATGGATATTGGAACTGCCAAAATTTCCGAACAGGAAATGGAAGGAATCAAGCACCATTTGATTGATATTCATGAGCCGGAATACCCATATTCGGTAGCTGCTTTTCAGGAAGATTGCCGTCGCCTCATACCAGATATTCATGCCAGAGGGAAACTGCCGTTTATCGTAGGTGGGACAGGTTTATATGTGGAGTCTGTCTGCTATGAATACCAGTTTTCCGAGGTGGGAGCTGATGAAGCTTTTCGTCAGGAACAGCTTGATTATGCCGATCAATTTGGGGCCGAGGCGCTTCATGCCCGACTACAGGCGGTTGATCCCGAAAGTGCACGTCGTCTTCATCCCAATGACCGCCGCCGAGTCGTTCGAGCGTTGGAAATTTATCATGTTAGCGGAACGACGCTTAGCTCACAATTGGCCAGTCAAAAAAAGGAATCTCCCTATCAGCTCTGCATCGTAGGTTTGACAATGGATAGGCAAATGCTATATAAACGTATTGAAGACCGAATTGACGGGATGCTCGATCAAGGGCTTGTTGCTGAGGTAACTTCCTTAATGGAACGGGGAGTGCGAAGCGATGCCATCTCCATGCAAGGTCTAGGCTATAAAGAGATATCCTCCTACCTGCGAGGAGAGGTGTCTTTGGAAGAGGCGGTGACTTGGCTGAAACGGGATACGCGTCATTTTGCGAAGCGGCAGCTCTCGTGGTTTCGCCATATGAAGGATATCCAGTGGGTAGATGTCACCGATTTCGGAAATTTTTCTGCTCATGCAGCCCGAATACACGAAATTATAGCAGGAAAGTTCCGGACAGACCTTGAATATACTTCAAAACAATCCAAATGA
- a CDS encoding DUF402 domain-containing protein, with translation MKRKFGDRANWRRITNRKFACRYVESDVFTGYVTLYTILSLKEPLWKSYGGHTFCIADKGYSWLQYYPKGAHYVVTAMFDNREQIVEWYIDTCRNQGVTDQGVPWFDDLYLDVVVLKNGEIFLVDEDELEDALQRGHISTQEAELANRTAAEVLRRIDTHKFPYFKMSLKHRAEWFHNGDFKRER, from the coding sequence ATGAAGCGCAAATTCGGAGACCGGGCCAACTGGCGCAGAATAACGAACCGCAAGTTTGCTTGCCGGTATGTGGAAAGTGACGTGTTTACAGGATATGTGACCTTGTATACCATTTTGAGTCTCAAGGAGCCGTTATGGAAAAGCTACGGCGGTCATACGTTTTGCATAGCGGATAAAGGGTATTCCTGGTTGCAATATTATCCGAAGGGTGCGCATTATGTAGTAACTGCTATGTTCGACAATCGGGAGCAGATTGTGGAATGGTATATTGATACCTGCCGAAATCAGGGAGTGACTGATCAGGGAGTGCCCTGGTTTGACGATTTGTATTTGGATGTTGTTGTACTTAAAAATGGCGAAATCTTTTTAGTGGATGAGGATGAGCTGGAGGATGCGTTACAGCGCGGGCATATCTCGACACAGGAGGCAGAACTGGCTAATCGTACTGCGGCTGAGGTTTTACGACGGATAGATACCCATAAATTCCCATATTTTAAAATGTCGCTGAAACACCGGGCAGAATGGTTTCACAACGGTGATTTTAAAAGGGAACGGTGA
- the glnA gene encoding type I glutamate--ammonia ligase, with translation MSYTREDILRIAEEENVRFIRLQFTDLLGTIKNVEIPVSQLPKALDNKMMFDGSSIEGYVRIEESDMYLYPDLDTWVVFPWVTSDRVARMICDIYKPDGVPFAGDPRGILKRVLKEAEEMGYTSMNVGPEPEFFLFKTDEKGEPTTELNDQGGYFDLAPMDLGENCRREIVLKLEEMGFEIEASHHEVAPGQHEIDFKYADAVKAADQIQTFKLVVKTIARQHGLHATFMPKPLFGVNGSGMHCNQSLFKNNENVFYDESDELGLSQTARHYMAGILKHARAMAAITNPTVNSYKRLVPGYEAPCYVAWSASNRSPMIRIPASRGLSTRVEVRNPDPAANPYLTLAVMLRAGLDGIKRQMALPAPIDRNIYVMSEEERIEEGIPSLPADLKEALSELIRSEVISDALGDHALAYFYELKEIEWDMYRTQVHQWERDQYLTLY, from the coding sequence GTGAGTTATACCAGAGAAGATATTCTTCGGATTGCCGAAGAAGAAAATGTTCGTTTTATTCGTTTGCAGTTTACAGATTTGCTTGGTACGATTAAGAACGTAGAAATTCCGGTTAGTCAACTGCCAAAAGCGCTGGATAACAAAATGATGTTTGACGGTTCTTCCATTGAAGGTTATGTACGCATTGAAGAATCTGACATGTACTTATACCCGGATCTGGATACATGGGTAGTATTTCCATGGGTAACCTCGGATCGTGTAGCTCGTATGATTTGCGATATTTATAAGCCGGACGGGGTTCCCTTTGCCGGCGACCCGCGCGGTATCTTGAAACGTGTACTTAAGGAAGCAGAAGAAATGGGTTACACTTCGATGAATGTCGGACCGGAGCCTGAATTCTTTCTGTTCAAAACCGATGAAAAAGGTGAACCGACTACAGAACTGAATGACCAAGGTGGGTATTTTGACTTGGCACCGATGGATCTAGGTGAAAACTGCCGTCGGGAAATTGTTCTTAAGCTTGAAGAGATGGGCTTTGAAATTGAAGCGTCCCATCATGAAGTTGCACCTGGCCAGCATGAGATTGACTTTAAATATGCGGATGCAGTCAAAGCTGCCGATCAGATCCAAACGTTCAAGCTCGTTGTTAAGACGATTGCACGTCAGCATGGTCTGCACGCCACCTTTATGCCAAAACCTTTGTTTGGCGTGAATGGCTCCGGTATGCACTGTAACCAATCGTTATTCAAGAACAATGAAAACGTATTTTATGATGAATCAGACGAACTCGGATTGAGCCAGACGGCTCGCCATTATATGGCTGGTATTCTCAAGCATGCACGTGCGATGGCAGCAATCACGAATCCAACGGTGAATTCGTACAAACGTCTTGTACCGGGTTATGAAGCTCCTTGTTACGTTGCATGGTCCGCCAGTAACCGTAGTCCGATGATTCGAATTCCGGCATCTCGTGGTTTGAGTACCCGCGTCGAAGTTCGTAATCCTGACCCGGCTGCGAATCCTTATTTGACACTAGCTGTGATGCTGAGAGCTGGTTTGGATGGTATCAAACGCCAAATGGCTCTGCCAGCACCGATTGATCGTAACATCTATGTTATGTCTGAGGAAGAGCGGATTGAAGAAGGGATTCCAAGCCTGCCTGCAGACTTGAAAGAAGCGTTGTCCGAGCTTATTCGGAGCGAAGTTATCTCTGACGCTCTGGGTGACCATGCGCTGGCTTACTTCTACGAGCTTAAGGAAATTGAATGGGATATGTATCGCACCCAAGTGCATCAATGGGAACGTGATCAATATTTGACGCTTTACTAA
- a CDS encoding YdcF family protein, producing the protein MKVLQRIRSTGPKSSESKNRLSRLEKKFSAAKRLMLCLLVIIVIALVWGGIRFWDMNNAASTTPLQQAQVGIVLGASMWGAEPSPGLKERLNEALQLYRNGTVKRLIVSGGLDKPTYPYTEAEGMQRYLVDRGIPAQHIVLENHATSTYENLLYSQRIMQEYGWSSTVIITHSYHGPRALEIARFLNLERPQMALAESKVLNMPLHQSREVLAYAKWTLQKWWLSAQTWVS; encoded by the coding sequence GTGAAGGTTTTGCAGAGGATTAGAAGCACTGGGCCAAAAAGTTCTGAATCAAAAAACAGGCTGAGCCGCCTAGAAAAAAAGTTTTCAGCAGCCAAACGTCTTATGCTTTGTCTGCTGGTTATCATTGTGATCGCTTTGGTATGGGGAGGTATTCGATTTTGGGATATGAATAACGCTGCCTCTACCACTCCGCTTCAGCAAGCACAGGTAGGAATTGTACTTGGGGCTTCCATGTGGGGAGCAGAGCCAAGTCCGGGGCTAAAGGAGAGGCTGAACGAGGCCCTGCAGCTATACCGCAACGGTACAGTAAAGCGTCTGATTGTAAGCGGAGGGCTGGACAAACCAACTTACCCGTATACTGAGGCTGAGGGGATGCAACGCTATTTGGTTGACAGAGGTATTCCAGCGCAGCATATTGTGTTGGAAAACCATGCGACCAGCACCTACGAAAATCTACTATATAGCCAGCGTATCATGCAGGAGTATGGTTGGAGCTCGACTGTGATTATCACCCACAGTTATCATGGTCCACGGGCGCTGGAAATAGCCCGATTTTTGAATTTGGAACGTCCTCAGATGGCTCTGGCGGAATCTAAAGTACTGAATATGCCGCTTCATCAATCGAGAGAGGTACTGGCTTACGCCAAATGGACGCTGCAAAAGTGGTGGCTCAGTGCCCAAACCTGGGTGTCCTGA
- the hfq gene encoding RNA chaperone Hfq — MNKSINIQDTFLNQLRKDSIPVTVYLINGFQVRGTIKAFDNFTIVIDSDGKQQLIYKHAISTFSPQRNVSLVQQQDNASDN; from the coding sequence ATGAACAAGTCCATTAATATCCAAGATACGTTTCTGAATCAATTGCGCAAGGATTCTATACCAGTAACGGTGTACCTGATCAACGGATTTCAGGTGCGGGGAACGATTAAAGCATTTGACAACTTCACAATTGTTATCGACTCGGATGGAAAGCAACAGCTGATCTACAAGCATGCTATTTCCACCTTTTCACCGCAACGCAATGTGTCGCTTGTACAGCAACAGGATAACGCCAGCGATAACTGA
- a CDS encoding methionine gamma-lyase family protein has protein sequence MVVFSPEIQQIQETAECKIQERLQRIDHIVDANQWKVIQAFQRKQVSDFHFAGSTGYAYNDRGREVLEEVYADVFGAEAALVRPHFASGTHTIATALFGVLRPGDELLYITGQPYDTLHKVIGKPGDGTGSLQDFGITYGETALTAEDKVDWKAVEAAIHANTKVIGIQRSRGYDWRASFSVADIEEMTARVKAIKPDVIVFVDNCYGEFTEKLEPTQVGVDLMAGSLIKNPGGGIAETGGYICGKQEYVELAAYRLTAPGIGGEVGAMLGTTRGIFQGLFLAPTLVGQAVKGSIFAAAVFEDMGFETKPAWHEERTDLIQAISFSGPEHLIAFVQGIQRAAAVDSHVVPEPWDMPGYEHPVIMAAGTFIQGGSLELSADAPIREPYIGYMQGGLTYSHVKYGVLMALQTMKERKLL, from the coding sequence ATGGTAGTTTTTAGTCCGGAAATCCAACAAATTCAGGAAACAGCAGAATGCAAAATACAGGAACGGCTACAGCGTATAGATCATATTGTAGATGCAAATCAGTGGAAGGTTATTCAGGCATTTCAGCGGAAGCAAGTGAGCGATTTCCATTTTGCCGGCTCTACGGGATATGCGTACAATGACCGGGGACGTGAGGTACTGGAGGAGGTTTATGCTGATGTGTTCGGTGCGGAGGCGGCGCTGGTTCGCCCGCACTTTGCCTCGGGAACGCATACGATTGCCACTGCTTTATTCGGCGTTCTGCGTCCAGGTGATGAGCTGTTGTATATTACGGGGCAACCGTATGATACGCTTCACAAAGTGATCGGTAAGCCCGGCGATGGGACCGGGTCATTGCAGGATTTTGGCATTACTTATGGAGAAACGGCGCTGACAGCAGAAGATAAAGTAGATTGGAAAGCAGTGGAGGCTGCAATCCATGCCAATACGAAGGTGATCGGCATCCAGCGTTCACGCGGCTATGATTGGAGAGCTTCCTTTAGTGTGGCAGATATCGAGGAAATGACAGCCCGTGTAAAGGCGATTAAACCTGACGTTATTGTCTTTGTGGACAATTGTTATGGTGAATTTACCGAAAAGCTGGAGCCTACTCAGGTCGGTGTCGATTTGATGGCAGGTTCACTGATTAAAAATCCTGGTGGCGGTATTGCCGAAACGGGAGGATATATTTGCGGTAAACAGGAGTATGTGGAACTGGCAGCATACCGCTTAACTGCGCCTGGAATCGGTGGTGAGGTAGGGGCCATGTTAGGTACCACAAGAGGTATCTTTCAGGGCTTATTTCTTGCTCCAACACTGGTTGGGCAAGCGGTTAAAGGGAGTATATTCGCAGCGGCGGTCTTTGAAGACATGGGATTTGAAACGAAACCTGCCTGGCATGAGGAACGCACCGATTTGATTCAGGCCATTTCTTTTAGCGGACCTGAGCATTTAATTGCTTTTGTCCAAGGGATTCAGCGTGCTGCCGCTGTAGATAGCCATGTGGTGCCGGAGCCGTGGGATATGCCGGGCTATGAGCATCCGGTTATTATGGCTGCAGGCACTTTTATACAAGGAGGGAGTCTGGAATTATCTGCAGATGCTCCGATTCGTGAACCCTATATTGGTTACATGCAAGGGGGCTTAACCTACTCTCATGTGAAATATGGAGTGCTGATGGCCCTGCAAACGATGAAAGAACGTAAATTATTGTGA